In the genome of Raphanus sativus cultivar WK10039 chromosome 4, ASM80110v3, whole genome shotgun sequence, one region contains:
- the LOC108855933 gene encoding uncharacterized protein At4g18257, translating into MGGEEETKMRVVVESLGWITESSIMPKKHRAIEGVGPSSIMELKAQLYKSQEEAKQTKDFAGSDAQYHRAKERIAAKDSFAAKNSGVEGRALKDKIELKAVKDGAVSYAALEKKAQLYEKLARGELSDEEAEEKYCVDFFRKGTEHGEDLQAPRTSNISISAPPEDLKADGEDDGSLLFSTKFAGLGRAVETADISQHVRMVREVHQEVNQAREKATELKQRRQEQATNRREKLKQAYLRKQLEKLKAQQQQQPQQQDEGKI; encoded by the exons atgggagGCGAAGAGGAGACAAAGATGAGAGTGGTAGTCGAATCGCTGGGATGGATAACGGAATCTTCCATCATGCCGAAGAAACACCGCGCCATCGAAGGCGTGGGTCCTTCCTCGATCATGGAGCTCAAGGCTCAGCTCTACAAGTCTCAGGAAGAAGCTAAGCAGACGAAGGATTTCGCGGGATCCGATGCTCAGTACCACCGCGCCAAGGAAAGGATCGCCGCTAAAGATTCTTTCGCCGCGAAGAACTCCGGCGTCGAGGGTCGAGCTCTCAA GGACAAGATCGAGCTTAAAGCGGTTAAAGACGGAGCAGTTAGCTACGCTGCGTTGGAGAAGAAGGCTCAGTTATATGAGAAGCTTGCAAGGGGGGAGCTTTCGGATGAAGAAGCCGAGGAGAAGTACTGTGTTGATTTCTTCAGGAAAGGAACAGAACATGGGGAAGATTTACAAGCACCAAGGACTAGTAACATTTCCATTTCGGCACCACCTGAGGATTTAAAAGCAGATGGTGAGGATGATGGTTCGCTGCTGTTTAGCACCAAATTTGCCGGGCTCGGACGTGCGGTTGAGACAGCTGATATAAGTCAACACGTGCGTATGGTCAG aGAGGTTCATCAAGAAGTGAATCAAGCGAGAGAAAAGGCAACAGAGTTGAAGCAAAGGAGACAAGAGCAGGCAACAAATCGTCGGGAGAAACTCAAGCAAGCTTATCTTCGGAAGCAGCTCGAGAAACTTAAAGctcagcaacaacaacaaccgcagCAACAAGATGAGGggaaaatttga
- the LOC108855932 gene encoding cytochrome b561 domain-containing protein At4g18260, with amino-acid sequence MKISTSLGTVLVSVIFYLSSASPFVICSSLDVTIDNHSPSHRKNNGSLLSNQMITSIKLHGILLWASMGFLMPMGILFIRMANKANENGRNVKVFFYLHVIFQILAVVLATIGAIMSLRTLENSFNNNHQRLGLALYVAMWLQFLTGIFRPSRGSKRRLKWFLLHWILGTIVSVVGIINVYTGIRAYQKKTSSSRDSSIWTILFTAQLSCLVLFYLIQDKLEHFQKQRVVIDELDHHQNTDTNGRSNDQTIQVVTRNDQEQKVMVPQPCRKSNALVNLFKLI; translated from the exons ATGAAAATCTCCACATCTTTAGGGACTGTTTTGGTTTCCGTTATCTTCTATCTATCCTCTGCTTCACCATTTGTCATCTGTTCATCTCTTGACGTCACCATTGATAACCATTCACCAAGCCATCGCAAGAACAACGGATCCCTG TTGAGTAATCAAATGATTACCAGCATAAAGCTTCATGGCATTCTCTTATGGGCTTCAATGGGATTTCTTATGCCAATGGGGATTCTCTTCATTAGAATGGCCAATAAAGCTAATGAAAATGGAAGAAATGTAAAAGTGTTCTTCTACCTTCATGTCATTTTCCAG ATACTAGCAGTGGTTTTGGCAACAATAGGAGCTATAATGTCTTTAAGAACATTGGAGAACTCCTTTAACAACAACCATCAAAGACTTGGCCTGGCTCTTTATGTTGCCATGTGGCTCCAATTCTTGACCGGTATCTTCAGGCCCTCTAG AGGGAGCAAAAGGAGGTTGAAATGGTTTTTATTGCATTGGATTCTTGGAACAATAGTGTCAGTAGTTGGCATAATAAACGTATACACAGGCATAAGAGCTTACCAAAAGAAGACATCTTCAAGTAGAGACTCAAGTATTTGGACAATCTTGTTCACAGCTCAACTCTCTTGTCTTGTTCTCTTCTATCTAATTCAAGACAAATTGGAACATTTTCAAAAGCAAAGAGTGGTTATTGATGAATTGGATCATCATCAAAATACTGACACGAATGGAAGAAGTAATGACCAAACTATTCAAGTGGTAACAAGAAATGATCAAGAACAAAAGGTCATGGTTCCTCAGCCTTGTCGCAAGAGTAATGCACTTGTGAATCTGTTTAAACTGATTTGA
- the LOC130511571 gene encoding PR5-like receptor kinase: protein MAKKLLLIVLLASHLFVSGVLSVSNITIENKCNQTVWPVIFSWKSNLSTTGFVLRSGEARALPAPSSWDGLISARTLCSTNSTGYFSCATGDCGSGIIECPGSYGWSAVTYVYFRMDHGGVSTYTITVEHGYNLPLVVVPSQPSQTCISTGCLVDLNKTCPEDLGYFTAGKQIGCISACRKYGTREICCTNDFRSKERCERTMYTKNFEQACPLTYSYAFDENNSTIKCPKSTDFVVTFCPSSIPNNTRSSMSPFAGPKNNSQGKLKPILGGSSALAALIIVVAVVVMVRAKNARRKRDSNYEKIEAVVMLKRYSYADVKKMTNSFANVLGKGGYGTVYKGKLPDSSGQDIALKILKDPKENGEDFINELASMSIASHVNIVSLFGFCYEGSKRAIIYEFMPNGSLDKFISEDISTKMDCKTLYNIALGVARGLDYLHNSCVSKIVHFDIKPQNILLDEDLCPKISDFGLAKLCKKNDSIISMLEARGTVGYIAPEVFSKSYGAVSHKSDVYSYGMVVLELIGLTSRERAETCRSSMSTMYFPDWIYKDLERNENMRVLGDHVIEEEEEIVKKMTLVGLWCIQTNPCDRPPVKKVGEMLEGGLEALVVPPKPLLTPAIMAWETIEESEETSSLLTLSHSERF, encoded by the exons ATGGCAAAGAAGTTGCTACTGATTGTCCTCCTTGCTTCACACTTGTTCGTGTCCG GAGTGTTGTCAGTGAGTAACATTACCATAGAGAACAAATGTAATCAGACAGTTTGGCCAGTAATCTTCTCATGGAAATCAAACCTCTCCACCACTGGTTTCGTTCTCAGAAGCGGCGAGGCGCGTGCCCTACCGGCGCCATCTTCATGGGATGGTCTTATCTCGGCTAGGACGCTCTGCTCAACAAACTCGACTGGATACTTCTCGTGCGCCACCGGGGACTGCGGATCCGGCATCATAGAATGTCCCGGCTCATATGGTTGGTCTGCCGTGACGTATGTCTACTTTAGAATGGACCACGGCGGAGTTAGCACCTACACAATCACTGTCGAGCACGGTTACAACCTTCCCTTAGTGGTAGTCCCGTCACAGCCTAGCCAGACATGTATCAGCACCGGTTGTTTGGTTGACTTGAACAAGACTTGTCCAGAGGATCTTGGTTATTTCACCGCTGGGAAACAAATCGGCTGCATAAGCGCGTGCAGAAAGTACGGCACCAGAGAAATTTGCTGCACTAATGACTTCAGGTCAAAGGAAAGATGCGAGAGGACGATGTACACGAAGAACTTCGAGCAAGCTTGCCCACTCACCTATAGCTATGCCTTCGATGAAAATAACAGCACCATTAAATGCCCTAAGTCAACTGACTTCGTCGTCACGTTTTGTCCCTCGTCCATTCCCAATAACACCAG AAGCTCCATGTCTCCATTTGCAGGACCCAAAA ATAATTCTCAAGGGAAGTTAAAACCCATACTTG GAGGCTCATCCGCCTTAGCCGCGTTGATCATTGTTGTTGCGGTTGTGGTAATGGTTAGAGCAAAGAATGCGAGAAGAAAGCGTGATTCAAATTACGAGAAGATTGAAGCGGTTGTAATGTTGAAACGATATAGTTATGCAGACGTCAAGAAGATGACAAACTCATTTGCCAATGTTCTTGGAAAAGGAGGATATGGAACTGTCTATAAAGGAAAACTACCCGATTCGAGCGGACAGGATATCGCACTTAAGATCTTAAAAGACCCAAAAGAGAATGGAGAAGACTTCATCAATGAACTAGCTAGCATGAGCATAGCATCTCATGTCAACATCGTCTCTCTCTTTGGATTCTGCTATGAAGGGAGCAAGAGAGCTATCATCTACGAGTTCATGCCTAATGGATCCCTTGACAAGTTCATTTCCGAAGATATATCAACGAAGATGGACTGCAAAACGTTATACAACATTGCGTTAGGCGTTGCTCGTGGGTTGGATTACTTGCACAATAGTTGCGTATCAAAGATTGTGCATTTCGATATAAAGCCACAGAATATACTCCTAGATGAAGATTTGTGCCCAAAGATTTCGGATTTTGGTCTTGCTAAGCTGTGCAAGAAAAACGATAGCATCATATCAATGTTGGAGGCGAGAGGGACCGTTGGTTACATTGCTCCTGAAGTGTTTTCCAAGAGCTACGGAGCAGTTTCCCATAAGTCTGATGTGTATAGTTATGGAATGGTGGTGCTTGAGCTGATTGGTTTGACCAGCAGAGAGAGAGCTGAAACTTGTAGGTCCAGTATGAGTACAATGTACTTTCCGGATTGGATCTATAAGGATCTGGAGAGGAATGAAAATATGAGAGTATTAGGAGATCATGTTattgaagaggaagaggagataGTGAAGAAAATGACGTTAGTGGGTTTGTGGTGTATTCAGACCAATCCATGTGACCGTCCACCGGTGAAAAAGGTTGGTGAGATGTTAGAGGGAGGTCTAGAAGCTCTAGTGGTTCCACCTAAGCCTCTCCTTACTCCAGCCATAATGGCTTGGGAAACTATTGAAGAGAGTGAAGAGACTTCTAGTCTTCTGACACTAAGCCACTCAGaaagattttaa